In one Mycobacteroides chelonae genomic region, the following are encoded:
- a CDS encoding heavy metal-binding domain-containing protein: MNAAGRLAVFTAVLGVGFGCAFAVAAAVVPENAVQSWSTTRHMAEGNTMNGHGASAEHGSADGLQGLSLSRDGYVLAAVEAPATAGKPGDLRLKILGADGAPVVDFADTHQKQLHLIVVRSDGENFRHVHPSLDTATGIWTVPWTWDAAGSYRVFVDFRPGDRSGTGQMTLGRTVEVAGDFAPVRSSSARTVDHVAGFTVELRGELVAGATEELTMTVTRDGHPVTTLQPYLGAFGHLIALRDGDLAFLHVHPEGAEPAANQHGGPSISFAANAPTAGRYLLYLDFQVEGKVHTARFIVDASKRDGTAQPSETHGHAHAGGH; encoded by the coding sequence GTGAACGCGGCGGGACGACTCGCTGTTTTCACCGCGGTACTGGGAGTGGGTTTCGGCTGTGCGTTTGCCGTCGCCGCGGCGGTAGTCCCCGAGAACGCGGTCCAGAGCTGGAGCACGACAAGACACATGGCAGAAGGGAACACGATGAATGGGCACGGCGCGTCGGCGGAACATGGTTCGGCCGACGGTTTGCAAGGGCTGTCGTTGAGCCGCGATGGATACGTACTCGCGGCGGTGGAGGCTCCGGCCACCGCGGGCAAGCCCGGTGATCTGCGGCTAAAGATCTTGGGGGCAGATGGGGCCCCGGTCGTCGATTTTGCCGATACTCACCAAAAGCAGCTGCATTTGATCGTGGTTCGCTCCGACGGCGAGAACTTCCGGCACGTGCATCCCAGCCTGGACACTGCTACCGGGATCTGGACGGTGCCGTGGACATGGGACGCGGCTGGTAGTTACCGAGTGTTTGTCGACTTCCGGCCCGGCGACAGATCGGGAACGGGCCAGATGACGCTTGGCCGCACGGTGGAGGTCGCTGGGGACTTCGCTCCTGTGCGATCCAGCAGTGCGCGAACCGTCGATCATGTCGCGGGCTTCACCGTTGAACTCCGCGGTGAACTGGTTGCGGGCGCCACCGAGGAACTGACGATGACTGTCACTCGGGACGGACATCCGGTGACCACCTTGCAGCCGTACCTCGGCGCCTTCGGGCATCTCATCGCCTTACGTGACGGGGATCTGGCCTTTCTCCACGTGCATCCCGAAGGTGCGGAGCCGGCCGCGAACCAGCACGGCGGTCCCTCAATCTCATTTGCGGCGAACGCCCCGACGGCCGGCAGGTATCTGCTGTACCTGGACTTCCAGGTTGAGGGGAAAGTCCACACCGCCCGATTCATTGTTGACGCCTCGAAGCGCGACGGGACGGCGCAGCCAAGCGAAACGCACGGTCACGCGCACGCCGGTGGTCATTGA
- a CDS encoding heavy-metal-associated domain-containing protein yields the protein MYSSEYQVTGMTCGHCETSIREEVGEVDGVESVDVSAKTGRLVVRGAEHVDGADVVAAVSVAGYSAVRVA from the coding sequence ATGTACTCGAGCGAGTATCAGGTCACGGGGATGACATGCGGGCATTGCGAGACATCGATCCGCGAAGAGGTCGGCGAGGTCGACGGCGTGGAGAGTGTCGACGTCAGCGCGAAGACCGGCAGGCTCGTCGTGAGAGGGGCCGAGCACGTCGACGGTGCAGACGTCGTGGCGGCGGTATCCGTCGCCGGCTATTCGGCGGTCCGAGTCGCGTGA
- a CDS encoding amidohydrolase family protein encodes MPESAFAPEPVRQIWQELGVPGIVDVHTHFMPKPVMDKVWAYFDSAGPLIGRPWPITYRTEESQRVQTLREFGVLRFTSLIYAHKPQMAAWLNQWATQFAAQTPDCVHTATFFPEAGAINYVREAIEAGAGVFKVHIQVGAFSPIDPLLVPVWGLLEDAAVPVVIHCGSGPAPGEFTGPEPIRVLLKQFPRLRLIIAHMGMPEYSDFLDISAQYEEVRLDTTMAFTTFSNEKAPFPESAYPRLIDLGHKIFFGSDFPNIPYGYAEAVTALQVLPGVDDNWMRDVLYRNGATLFRVDG; translated from the coding sequence ATGCCCGAATCAGCGTTCGCCCCGGAGCCGGTCAGACAGATCTGGCAAGAGCTCGGTGTCCCGGGGATCGTGGACGTGCACACCCACTTCATGCCCAAGCCCGTCATGGACAAGGTGTGGGCGTACTTCGACTCGGCGGGGCCTCTCATCGGGCGCCCCTGGCCGATCACCTACCGCACCGAAGAGTCCCAGCGGGTACAGACGCTGCGAGAGTTCGGCGTGCTCCGGTTCACCTCGTTGATCTATGCCCACAAGCCGCAGATGGCTGCCTGGCTGAATCAGTGGGCCACCCAGTTCGCGGCACAGACCCCGGACTGCGTGCACACCGCCACCTTCTTTCCCGAAGCCGGCGCCATCAACTACGTGCGCGAGGCTATCGAGGCTGGCGCGGGCGTCTTCAAGGTCCACATCCAGGTGGGGGCGTTCTCCCCCATCGATCCGCTGCTCGTCCCCGTGTGGGGGCTTCTCGAGGACGCCGCTGTTCCGGTGGTGATCCACTGCGGCTCCGGACCGGCGCCGGGCGAGTTCACCGGGCCCGAGCCAATCCGGGTGCTGCTCAAGCAGTTCCCCCGCCTGCGCCTGATCATCGCGCATATGGGTATGCCCGAGTACTCCGACTTTCTCGATATCTCCGCGCAGTACGAGGAGGTACGTCTCGACACCACCATGGCCTTCACCACGTTCTCGAATGAGAAGGCGCCGTTTCCGGAATCCGCCTACCCGCGACTGATAGATCTCGGTCACAAGATCTTCTTCGGCAGCGACTTTCCGAACATCCCCTACGGATATGCCGAAGCGGTCACCGCGCTGCAGGTGTTGCCCGGTGTCGACGATAACTGGATGCGCGATGTCCTCTACCGCAACGGCGCCACACTATTCCGTGTCGACGGCTAG
- a CDS encoding AMP-binding protein, with amino-acid sequence MSDIAISRHAKANAPALASGAIDYAALLRSELEQIDFYDSRRHLYTLTAVDLVHAIRIRAAALAARGLRRGDRVAMIAVSDEEYLTTLLAVLLLGAVPCAIAPPPTPSRPESAGVAHLVAALGVLNPAMVITQPRIEVAITHPLVVMYDELTDAEPIDWKRCSRADPSDVHHIQLTSGSTSAPKAVLLTHGNVVHNATAIAYGTKALRGRDRVFSWLPFYHDMGFIQVLAALLYGLRIGVMTPMGFLRDPVSWLRHMSQHGSTHTAGPPFAYRAVAEAISRGGSIADVDLSSLRHAYVGAEPIAFSVLREVTERFAPLGMRTDVLVPCYGMAETVLATTVALQACMPDALSFGRVRIGRGPDDGEPVVSCGKVVDGLELRIVAPDGARSSDGTVGDIQVRGPSVMAGYLTADGGVATPVGGWHDTGDRGFLTDGELFVVGRHKEMLIVRGRNFPPYDIEREIDNMSGAGGVSVVFSLRDEQRARESVIAVVGTRAPVDEYAELRTRIAGGVRAAFGFSLDEVVVVPARTIPRTTSGKRQRLMVREAYRAGSLV; translated from the coding sequence ATGAGTGACATAGCAATCAGTCGGCATGCGAAGGCTAATGCTCCGGCTCTGGCCTCCGGCGCGATCGATTACGCCGCGCTGCTGCGCTCGGAGTTGGAGCAGATCGACTTCTACGACTCGCGCCGCCATCTGTATACCCTCACGGCGGTAGACCTGGTTCATGCCATAAGGATTCGTGCTGCGGCGCTGGCTGCGCGGGGTCTTCGCCGTGGCGACCGGGTGGCAATGATTGCGGTGAGCGACGAGGAGTACCTGACCACGCTGCTGGCAGTGCTCTTGCTGGGCGCGGTACCGTGCGCGATCGCACCGCCTCCGACGCCGTCGCGACCGGAATCTGCAGGAGTGGCGCATCTGGTTGCGGCGCTGGGGGTGCTGAACCCGGCCATGGTAATCACACAGCCACGGATAGAGGTGGCGATCACGCACCCGTTGGTCGTGATGTATGACGAGCTGACTGATGCTGAACCGATTGACTGGAAGCGGTGCTCGCGTGCCGATCCCAGCGACGTCCACCACATCCAGCTCACTTCCGGATCCACGTCGGCCCCTAAAGCCGTACTGCTGACGCACGGCAATGTGGTGCACAACGCCACGGCAATCGCATACGGCACAAAGGCATTACGCGGGCGGGACCGAGTGTTCAGCTGGCTGCCGTTCTACCACGACATGGGATTTATCCAGGTGCTGGCCGCGCTGCTCTACGGCCTTCGGATCGGTGTGATGACCCCGATGGGGTTTTTGCGGGATCCGGTGTCCTGGCTTCGGCACATGTCCCAGCACGGGTCCACACACACCGCAGGGCCACCGTTCGCGTATCGAGCAGTGGCGGAGGCGATCTCGCGTGGCGGCTCGATAGCAGACGTGGACTTGTCGTCACTGCGTCACGCCTACGTCGGCGCCGAGCCCATCGCGTTCTCGGTGCTGCGCGAGGTTACCGAACGGTTTGCACCGCTGGGGATGCGGACCGATGTGTTGGTGCCGTGCTACGGCATGGCCGAAACAGTGCTCGCGACAACCGTTGCGCTGCAAGCCTGTATGCCTGACGCGCTGTCCTTCGGCAGGGTGCGAATTGGGCGCGGGCCAGATGACGGCGAGCCCGTGGTCTCCTGCGGGAAGGTGGTCGATGGCCTGGAACTTCGGATCGTCGCCCCAGACGGTGCGCGCTCATCAGACGGTACGGTCGGCGATATTCAGGTGAGGGGGCCATCGGTGATGGCGGGCTACCTCACCGCAGACGGGGGAGTGGCCACGCCTGTGGGTGGATGGCATGACACCGGCGACCGCGGCTTTCTCACCGATGGCGAACTGTTCGTGGTGGGCCGGCACAAGGAGATGCTGATCGTGCGTGGTCGCAATTTCCCGCCCTACGACATCGAGCGGGAGATCGACAATATGTCCGGTGCCGGTGGAGTATCTGTCGTCTTCTCCTTGCGTGACGAACAGCGGGCCCGTGAGTCGGTGATCGCCGTCGTCGGGACCCGCGCGCCAGTCGACGAGTATGCGGAACTTCGGACACGTATCGCCGGGGGTGTGCGTGCCGCCTTCGGGTTCTCCCTCGATGAGGTGGTTGTGGTACCGGCGCGAACCATTCCCCGGACCACGAGCGGAAAACGTCAGCGGCTCATGGTCCGGGAGGCCTATCGGGCGGGCTCGCTCGTCTAG
- a CDS encoding acyl carrier protein, which translates to MTETVALPDDTEIIGALRDALTRLLPAEDLVQVDLEAVDVDSPLLALPVDSVVLMALMNELEDRFSVFIPEEEAFAFTVVGDIGVLIRQRLSDKAKRREQA; encoded by the coding sequence ATGACCGAAACCGTTGCGCTCCCAGACGATACGGAAATCATCGGTGCGCTTCGAGATGCCTTGACCCGGCTGCTTCCCGCGGAGGATCTGGTGCAGGTCGATCTTGAGGCGGTCGACGTCGATTCGCCGCTACTCGCCTTACCCGTCGACTCCGTGGTGCTGATGGCGTTGATGAACGAGCTGGAGGATAGGTTCTCGGTCTTCATTCCCGAAGAGGAAGCCTTCGCGTTCACGGTGGTGGGCGATATCGGAGTGCTCATCCGTCAGCGTCTTAGCGATAAGGCGAAACGCCGCGAACAGGCATGA
- a CDS encoding ABC transporter ATP-binding protein, whose product MNPVLQLENVEHQYGAGDAAVRALRGLDLTVKPHEVVLVVGPSGGGKTTALLVMGLLLTPDSGHIRIDGQNVGELGERERSRIRLERLGFLFQEYNLLNALTSAENVALPLRYAGVKKDAAMTRAREVLTELGLGHRTGHRPPALSGGEKQRVAAARALVARPGLVLADEPTANLDSATGKKVAEQLADAARTQGAAVVIVTHDLRLTGIADRVLHLEDGVLLEKEEK is encoded by the coding sequence ATGAATCCTGTTTTGCAACTTGAGAATGTCGAACACCAGTACGGCGCCGGTGATGCCGCGGTGCGTGCTCTGCGGGGTCTGGATCTGACGGTCAAACCCCATGAGGTGGTTCTGGTCGTCGGCCCCTCCGGTGGAGGAAAGACCACCGCACTTCTTGTCATGGGTCTTCTGCTAACCCCGGATTCGGGGCACATCCGGATCGATGGACAGAACGTTGGCGAGCTCGGCGAACGGGAGCGATCACGAATCCGCTTGGAGCGCTTGGGCTTCCTATTTCAGGAATACAACCTGCTCAACGCGTTGACGAGCGCTGAGAACGTGGCTCTGCCGCTTCGCTATGCCGGGGTCAAGAAGGATGCCGCGATGACACGGGCTAGGGAAGTGCTGACCGAGCTGGGATTGGGGCACCGGACCGGCCATCGCCCACCGGCGCTCTCGGGCGGAGAGAAGCAGCGCGTCGCTGCCGCACGCGCCCTGGTGGCGCGGCCAGGGCTGGTCCTGGCCGATGAGCCCACCGCGAACCTGGATTCGGCTACGGGGAAGAAGGTGGCCGAACAACTCGCGGATGCCGCCCGGACTCAAGGTGCGGCGGTGGTGATCGTGACACACGATCTGCGCCTCACCGGGATCGCTGATCGGGTGCTGCACCTCGAAGATGGCGTGTTGCTGGAGAAAGAGGAAAAATGA
- a CDS encoding ABC transporter permease, with protein sequence MIVAVKNLVAERARFVLSVIGVAVAVILVLVMSGIFVGTTNQVTTYIDHSKGAVWVAQPGVSQMFRAVSWLPADGKDRLLKVPGVQSAEPILGLPSDFVHDGGHTAYFVVGYDTATGVGGPWSLSEGRNVAGPGEVVLDRVLAKKNKIHVGDTVQLVDGDFTVVGLSNQTAAVGNFYAFISLPDATRLLRAGNRVSYFLVQPAEGFSTDQVADSVRKSAPGMDALTSDTFAENSRAIVISMIGRPLKTMIGIAALVGVALVGLTVLAVTTEQMGDFGVLRALGVRPAQLCRTVITQAALIAGLGYVLGAGVTYGVQFLLKDRMGDVMVEVTPAMLAAMAAATGVMAIIGSLIPVRRVTRIDPAQAFRR encoded by the coding sequence ATGATCGTCGCCGTCAAGAACCTTGTCGCAGAGCGCGCCCGATTTGTCCTTTCGGTGATCGGGGTCGCCGTCGCGGTGATCCTGGTGTTGGTGATGTCCGGCATCTTCGTGGGAACCACGAATCAGGTCACCACTTACATCGACCACTCCAAGGGGGCGGTGTGGGTTGCCCAGCCCGGAGTTTCCCAGATGTTCCGCGCGGTGTCGTGGTTGCCCGCTGACGGCAAGGACCGGCTGTTGAAGGTCCCTGGTGTGCAGTCCGCCGAACCGATTCTGGGGCTCCCATCGGATTTCGTGCATGACGGCGGGCACACCGCGTACTTCGTCGTCGGATACGACACGGCCACCGGTGTGGGCGGCCCGTGGTCATTGTCGGAGGGGCGCAACGTAGCGGGACCTGGCGAGGTCGTGCTCGATCGTGTCCTCGCCAAGAAGAACAAGATCCATGTTGGCGACACGGTGCAGCTCGTGGACGGTGATTTCACGGTTGTGGGGTTGTCGAACCAAACGGCCGCCGTGGGCAACTTCTATGCGTTCATCTCGCTGCCCGATGCAACGCGTCTACTGCGTGCGGGAAATCGCGTGTCCTACTTCCTGGTTCAACCGGCCGAGGGATTCAGCACGGACCAGGTCGCGGATTCGGTCCGCAAGTCGGCCCCCGGAATGGACGCACTCACCTCCGACACGTTCGCCGAGAACAGCCGGGCGATTGTGATCTCGATGATCGGACGACCATTGAAGACGATGATCGGGATCGCCGCGCTGGTCGGGGTGGCGCTGGTGGGCCTGACCGTGCTCGCGGTAACCACAGAGCAGATGGGTGATTTCGGAGTGCTGCGCGCGCTGGGTGTGCGTCCGGCGCAGCTGTGCCGCACTGTGATTACCCAGGCCGCCTTGATCGCCGGACTCGGATATGTGCTGGGCGCGGGCGTCACCTATGGGGTGCAGTTTCTGCTGAAGGACCGAATGGGCGACGTCATGGTGGAGGTCACGCCCGCCATGCTCGCCGCGATGGCGGCCGCCACGGGCGTCATGGCGATCATCGGATCATTGATCCCGGTCCGGCGGGTCACACGGATCGACCCTGCTCAGGCCTTCCGGAGGTGA
- a CDS encoding cysteine desulfurase family protein, which produces MSAPSPVLSPPAQIAPAEIYLDYAATAPLHPRAAQAILSGHRLVGNPSSRHSAGRDAADALSDARQTVARLFGADTEEVVLTSGGSEANTLALWGTFAAVGFQGHLVTSSIEHPAVLANAHALQDLGVEVTFVDPAPTGHVDAAQVARALRRETRLISVMHANNETGAIQPVGDIAEIAARSGSAFHVDAVHTAGKLDLTSIGATMISVSAHKFGGPRGMGALLVRGGHQLLPVMRGGPQENRLRAGTENVPGALGMAAAADACLSSVSMGYRLGMRDRREQLLDGLRAVGGVHLNVTEPVLEETISVRFDGIRADTLADDLDMHGIYVSTGSACHAGEDSVSHVLQAMQLTQDQARATVRISMGPDVSPDDVDRVVAVTTRAVHRLRDMAGGMVR; this is translated from the coding sequence ATGTCAGCGCCCTCCCCGGTACTTAGTCCACCCGCGCAGATAGCGCCGGCAGAGATCTACTTGGATTACGCCGCCACCGCACCCCTGCATCCACGTGCCGCACAGGCGATATTGAGCGGGCACCGGCTAGTCGGAAATCCGTCGAGCCGACACAGCGCGGGGCGGGACGCCGCGGACGCCCTCAGCGATGCCCGCCAGACCGTTGCCAGGCTCTTCGGCGCCGATACCGAGGAGGTGGTGCTGACTTCCGGCGGAAGCGAGGCCAACACTTTGGCACTATGGGGAACCTTTGCGGCTGTGGGGTTTCAGGGTCACCTGGTGACCTCATCGATCGAGCATCCGGCAGTCCTGGCGAATGCTCACGCGCTGCAGGACCTGGGTGTGGAAGTGACCTTCGTCGATCCCGCGCCGACCGGGCATGTGGATGCGGCGCAGGTGGCTCGTGCGTTGCGCCGCGAGACGCGGCTGATCTCGGTGATGCACGCGAACAACGAGACTGGTGCCATCCAGCCGGTTGGGGATATAGCCGAGATCGCCGCACGGTCGGGTTCAGCATTCCACGTGGACGCCGTGCACACAGCCGGCAAGCTTGATCTGACAAGCATTGGTGCCACAATGATCTCGGTCTCCGCGCACAAGTTTGGCGGACCACGGGGAATGGGTGCGCTACTGGTACGCGGTGGACATCAGCTGTTGCCGGTCATGCGCGGGGGACCGCAGGAGAACCGGTTGCGCGCGGGTACCGAAAACGTGCCCGGTGCGCTAGGCATGGCCGCCGCGGCCGACGCGTGTCTGAGCTCTGTCTCGATGGGCTACCGGCTGGGCATGCGCGACCGCCGCGAGCAGCTGCTCGATGGGCTCCGCGCCGTTGGCGGTGTGCATCTCAACGTGACAGAGCCGGTGCTGGAGGAAACAATCAGCGTCCGCTTTGACGGAATTCGCGCCGACACCCTCGCCGACGATCTCGATATGCACGGCATCTATGTATCCACCGGATCGGCCTGTCACGCTGGAGAAGACTCGGTTTCTCATGTGCTGCAAGCGATGCAGTTGACCCAGGACCAGGCGCGGGCCACGGTGCGGATCTCGATGGGGCCTGACGTGTCACCGGATGATGTCGACAGGGTCGTCGCGGTTACTACTCGGGCCGTACACAGGTTGCGCGACATGGCCGGTGGGATGGTCCGATGA
- a CDS encoding iron-sulfur cluster assembly scaffold protein — protein MPRFSPTVVDHFTNPRNSGRLAQSDVSAFIGNPVCGDQILLTAQVQGETVSQIGFEAYGCSASLAVASILTERLTGMPVETIAAIEAVQVAEWSGGLSPEQQHVAALGADVAQRLANNYRNGIHEDVSALPGT, from the coding sequence GTGCCCCGGTTCAGTCCGACGGTGGTCGATCACTTCACCAACCCGCGCAACTCGGGCCGCCTTGCGCAATCCGATGTTTCGGCCTTCATTGGCAACCCGGTGTGCGGGGACCAGATCCTGCTGACCGCGCAGGTGCAGGGCGAGACCGTGAGTCAGATCGGCTTCGAGGCCTACGGATGCTCGGCTTCCCTGGCGGTCGCGTCCATCCTCACCGAGCGGCTCACCGGCATGCCGGTGGAAACGATCGCCGCGATCGAAGCGGTGCAGGTCGCGGAATGGTCGGGGGGCCTCTCGCCGGAACAGCAGCACGTCGCCGCCCTGGGCGCCGATGTCGCACAACGCCTAGCCAACAACTACCGCAACGGAATTCACGAAGATGTCAGCGCCCTCCCCGGTACTTAG
- a CDS encoding acyl-protein synthetase → MELVTMLGMPGEALRVARDDWRESLTDVVRQAFALHFERNGFYRAQCDAAGLAPSDIRAWADLQRIPLLPVSMFKQAGAHVLMTCGLEDVEIEIRSTGTSGVPSVARRDSTTVTRASVGIFGGYRDFFGISQGAGLFLCPSTAEVPEMGMVKIFNLLTGMLDDHRYIVREYSFDPEEALAQLRSWDGRMTRHLIGPPFIIARFLKYLELEDIPLTLDPDSLIIMLGGWKQYTGNSISRDDFNEKAQRMLGIDRTRIRDMYGMIESNMLAIECEHQRKHVPPWCYISIRDVTDASVELEPGKTGGIAILDALNTAYPGFLLSDDVGEVDEGDCPCGRTGQTVKFRRRRQGAELGCCAVSIEKYIDSREVVSECELADA, encoded by the coding sequence GTGGAATTGGTCACCATGCTCGGGATGCCGGGGGAAGCCCTCCGGGTTGCGCGGGACGACTGGCGAGAGTCGCTCACCGACGTGGTACGTCAGGCCTTCGCGCTGCACTTCGAACGTAACGGCTTCTACCGCGCCCAGTGCGACGCCGCCGGACTCGCCCCGAGTGACATCCGCGCCTGGGCTGACCTGCAGCGCATCCCTCTGCTTCCCGTCAGCATGTTCAAACAGGCTGGCGCGCACGTCCTCATGACCTGCGGCCTTGAGGATGTAGAGATCGAGATCCGCTCCACCGGCACAAGCGGTGTGCCATCGGTGGCGCGGCGCGATTCGACGACCGTCACCCGGGCATCGGTCGGAATCTTCGGTGGATACCGGGACTTCTTCGGTATCTCCCAGGGCGCGGGCCTGTTCCTGTGCCCATCCACCGCCGAAGTGCCCGAGATGGGCATGGTCAAGATCTTCAACCTTCTCACCGGCATGCTCGATGACCATCGCTACATCGTGCGTGAGTACTCCTTCGACCCCGAGGAGGCGTTGGCCCAGCTGCGGAGCTGGGATGGCCGGATGACCCGGCACCTGATCGGTCCGCCGTTCATCATCGCCAGATTCCTCAAGTACCTGGAGCTGGAGGACATTCCGCTCACCCTCGACCCCGACTCATTGATCATCATGCTGGGCGGCTGGAAGCAGTACACCGGAAACTCGATCAGCCGGGACGACTTCAACGAAAAGGCACAGCGCATGCTGGGCATTGACCGCACCCGCATCCGCGACATGTACGGCATGATTGAGTCCAACATGCTCGCCATCGAGTGCGAGCATCAACGCAAACATGTGCCGCCGTGGTGCTACATCTCGATCCGCGACGTCACCGACGCGTCCGTCGAGCTTGAACCCGGTAAGACCGGCGGAATAGCGATCCTTGACGCGCTAAACACCGCGTATCCCGGCTTCCTGCTCTCCGACGACGTGGGCGAGGTAGACGAGGGTGACTGTCCGTGCGGCCGTACCGGCCAGACCGTGAAGTTCCGGCGGCGACGCCAGGGCGCCGAATTGGGCTGCTGCGCAGTAAGTATCGAAAAGTACATCGACTCTCGGGAAGTCGTTTCCGAGTGCGAGTTGGCGGACGCCTAG
- a CDS encoding acyl-CoA carboxylase subunit beta — MADEPMRADHAELLRRRALTEDAARPDAVARRHAGGGRTARENIADLVDAESFVEYGRFAIAAQRQRRDIADLIARTPADGLVAGTARIAGHPCAVLSYDYTVLAGTQGALGHHKKDRLFDLIERMKLPTVFFAEGGGGRPGDTDYPVVSMLDVRAFKLWAALSGVVPRISVVKGRCFAGNAVIAGCSDLIVATRDTSIGMGGPAMIAGGGLGEVHPDEVGPLSVQSPNGVVDVVVDDEEQAVAVAKRLIGYFQGAVEPGHAADQTVLRTMIPERARRAYPVGPIIETLADEDSVTFLREKFAPEMMTALARIEGRAIGILANNSMVMAGAITAAASDKAARFLQLCDAFGLPVLSLVDCPGYMVGPAAEADALVRRASRMLVAGAALRVPLVSVILRRGYGLGAQAMTGGSLHEPLLTVAWPGAHLGPMGLEGAVRLGLRKELEAIPDEAAREEAVRQATAAAQENAKALNAAQIFEIDDVIDPAETRSLIASTFAAAMREPLPPRKSVVDTW, encoded by the coding sequence ATGGCTGATGAACCAATGCGCGCTGATCACGCTGAGCTATTGAGGCGACGTGCGCTTACCGAAGACGCGGCTCGCCCCGATGCAGTTGCCCGCCGCCACGCGGGCGGCGGCCGCACCGCGCGCGAGAACATCGCCGACCTGGTCGATGCGGAGTCGTTCGTCGAATATGGCCGATTCGCTATCGCTGCGCAGCGCCAGCGACGGGACATCGCCGACTTGATCGCCCGCACACCCGCCGATGGTCTGGTGGCAGGGACCGCACGGATCGCGGGTCATCCGTGCGCCGTGCTGTCCTACGACTACACCGTGCTCGCCGGTACGCAGGGGGCGCTTGGACACCACAAGAAGGACCGGCTGTTCGATCTCATCGAGCGCATGAAGCTGCCGACGGTGTTCTTCGCCGAGGGCGGCGGCGGGCGTCCGGGCGATACCGACTATCCCGTTGTCTCGATGCTCGATGTACGTGCGTTCAAGTTGTGGGCCGCGCTCTCGGGCGTGGTGCCGCGGATCTCCGTGGTCAAGGGCCGGTGCTTTGCGGGCAATGCCGTGATCGCGGGTTGCTCGGATCTGATCGTGGCAACCAGAGACACGTCCATCGGCATGGGCGGTCCGGCCATGATCGCTGGCGGCGGTCTCGGCGAGGTACACCCCGACGAGGTCGGGCCGCTGTCGGTGCAGTCGCCCAACGGGGTGGTCGACGTTGTCGTCGACGACGAAGAACAGGCCGTCGCTGTGGCCAAACGGCTCATCGGGTACTTCCAAGGGGCAGTGGAGCCAGGACACGCAGCGGACCAAACCGTCTTGCGCACAATGATTCCCGAACGTGCTCGGCGAGCCTATCCCGTGGGGCCCATCATCGAGACGCTCGCCGACGAGGATTCGGTGACATTTCTGCGAGAGAAGTTCGCACCCGAGATGATGACGGCACTCGCACGTATCGAGGGCCGTGCCATCGGGATCCTGGCCAATAATTCGATGGTGATGGCGGGAGCGATCACCGCGGCCGCATCGGATAAGGCCGCTCGTTTCCTGCAGCTGTGCGACGCATTCGGGTTGCCGGTTCTTTCGTTGGTCGACTGCCCGGGATACATGGTGGGTCCCGCGGCGGAGGCCGATGCGTTGGTGCGGCGCGCCTCGCGCATGCTCGTCGCCGGAGCGGCACTTCGCGTACCGCTCGTCTCAGTCATCCTGCGCCGAGGGTATGGCCTTGGCGCGCAAGCTATGACCGGCGGCAGCCTGCACGAACCACTGCTGACGGTGGCTTGGCCCGGCGCACATCTGGGACCCATGGGCTTGGAAGGCGCGGTGCGTCTGGGGCTGCGCAAGGAGTTGGAGGCCATACCCGACGAGGCTGCCCGGGAGGAAGCGGTACGTCAGGCCACCGCGGCGGCACAAGAGAATGCCAAGGCGCTCAACGCTGCTCAGATATTCGAGATCGACGATGTGATCGATCCTGCAGAGACGCGATCGCTCATCGCCTCGACATTCGCCGCGGCCATGCGAGAGCCGCTGCCGCCGCGCAAATCCGTCGTCGACACCTGGTAG
- a CDS encoding TIGR03618 family F420-dependent PPOX class oxidoreductase — MTSIHDPAVRQFLDSTPALVGQLGYLGNDGRPLVLPIWYRLNEDHLQFVTHVSTLKIRSLQRDPRAVITVATPAEPYLYVQVQGEAHVEPDTSKVRDTLIDITTRYLGADRADAYVDEHHSAPGEALVRIHPVRVHAAL, encoded by the coding sequence ATGACCTCGATCCACGATCCGGCCGTCCGGCAGTTCCTCGATTCGACTCCCGCTCTGGTAGGGCAGCTGGGATATCTCGGAAACGACGGACGGCCGCTTGTGCTGCCTATCTGGTACCGGCTCAACGAGGACCACCTGCAGTTCGTCACGCACGTGAGCACCCTGAAAATCCGTTCTTTGCAACGTGATCCGCGCGCGGTAATCACCGTGGCCACGCCAGCAGAGCCCTACCTGTATGTCCAGGTTCAAGGGGAAGCCCACGTGGAACCCGACACCTCGAAAGTTCGAGACACCCTGATCGACATCACCACCCGGTACCTGGGAGCCGACCGTGCCGACGCGTACGTGGACGAGCACCACAGCGCGCCCGGCGAGGCGCTCGTGCGCATACATCCCGTCCGTGTCCACGCCGCTCTCTGA